The stretch of DNA GCGGCCGGCAATGCCGAGCTGGCCGGCCTGCGCGCGAAGATGACCGCCGAGGCCGAGCAACACGCCGAGCAACGCAAGCGCGCGGCCGAAGAAGTTCACCGCAGCGCCGAACGCATGACCAAGGCCGAGAGCGAGCGCGACAAAGCCCGCGATGCCGCCGCCACGGCCCGCGAGGACGCGGCGAAGCTGCGCGGCGAGCTGGAGGCCGTCAAGACGCAGAACGCCGCCCTGCTGGCCGCCTTGAAGCCCGCAGCGCAGTCGAAGCGCCCGCCGAAGGCTTGACCTTCGCCATTGGTGACGCGATCGCGGCCAGGCCCGGGCGGCCGCGTCACCAATCGAACCCGGCCGCGTGGTGACAGGAAGATCCACCAGGTTGGCCAACTTTGTCACCAATGGCCCCGCCGTAGTGGTGACAGCGCATCGAGCTGGCCAGCTCGCCGGCGTCACCAACGAAGGAGAACAGCATGCAGCACGACCGAACCCGCGCCGCCGTATCCCGCCAGCTCAAGGGCATGGGTGCGAGCCTGTACGAAGTCGGCATTCGCCACGCAGAGCGCGGCATGCTCAATCGGGAGTGGAGCGAGGCCGACATCATGAAGTCGCTGGACTGGCTCAAGCGCGAGAACTTCAAGGGCTGCGACATCTACGTTCGCCCGGCGCGCTCCGCGCCGAGCCGGCTCATTCTGGTGGACGACTTGAGCATGGGCACGCTGGCCCGGCTCCAGGCCGGCCCCTACCCTGCCGCCGTCACCGTGCAGACCAGTCCGGGCAACTATCAGGCGTGGATCAAGCTGGACGACGACATGCCGGCCGACGTGCGGCGCGAGGTGGCCCGCCATCTTGCGCGCGAGTACGGCGGCGACCCGAATAGCGCCGACTCGGCGCACTACGGCCGGCTGGCCGGCTTCACCAACCGCAAGCCCGAACACATCGACGCGGCGGGCCGTTCGCCGTTCGTACTGCTGGACAGCTACAACGGCCGCCCGGCCAGTGGCGCGGCCGAG from Variovorax sp. PBL-H6 encodes:
- a CDS encoding RepB family DNA primase, with amino-acid sequence MQHDRTRAAVSRQLKGMGASLYEVGIRHAERGMLNREWSEADIMKSLDWLKRENFKGCDIYVRPARSAPSRLILVDDLSMGTLARLQAGPYPAAVTVQTSPGNYQAWIKLDDDMPADVRREVARHLAREYGGDPNSADSAHYGRLAGFTNRKPEHIDAAGRSPFVLLDSYNGRPASGAAELVQIARGVIEREREQARSMAAHVQREARNMPQAATRTPQTAQELAEWYRSLWHSLKTQFGGDFDASRADWMAAVAMFRKGYAFQDVADAIAQHSPGIDGRKGAAVADYVTRTAGKAEIWHELKAQGADYADVADALLSLAQDRAQNRP